One part of the Methylobacterium mesophilicum SR1.6/6 genome encodes these proteins:
- a CDS encoding cation acetate symporter, translated as MNRLLLGLTLATIAAGAAYAAGPDLGAVQQSATNWPAILMFLFFVLLTLGITYKAAKGTKSAADFYAAGGGISAGTNSLAIAGDYMSAASFLGISGLVYTSGFDGLIYSTGFLVGWPIVLFLIAERLRNLGKFTFADVASFRLDQTAIRIISAVGTLVVVAFYLIAQMVGAGKLIQLLFGLPYLYAVIIVGVLMIVYVAFGGMKATTWVQVIKACLLLGGATFMAGAVLYKYGFNPEALFANAVQVHPKGDAIMAPGGLVSNPVEAISLGVGLMFGTAGLPHILMRFFTVSDAQAARKSVFYATGLIGYFYILTFIIGFGGIALLMSDPVYFKLGPAGAFDKLKDMIGGTNMVAVNLANAVGGPYFLGFISAVAFATILAVVAGLTLAGASAISHDLYAQVIARGRTTEKHEVNLSKISAVVIGIVAIYLGYVFENQNVAFMVGLAFAVAASCNFPVLAMSILWRGTTTWGALTGGLVGLLAAVIMVVLSKAVWVTTLGNPAPLFPYDNPALFSMPLAFATIWVVSLMDRSRRAQRERAAFEAQYVRSETGIGAAGAHAH; from the coding sequence ATGAACCGCCTCCTCCTCGGCCTCACGCTCGCCACCATCGCGGCGGGCGCAGCCTACGCCGCCGGCCCGGACCTCGGCGCCGTCCAGCAATCGGCCACGAATTGGCCCGCCATCCTGATGTTCCTGTTCTTCGTGCTGCTGACGCTCGGCATCACCTACAAGGCCGCCAAAGGCACCAAGTCGGCCGCAGACTTCTACGCCGCCGGCGGCGGCATCTCGGCCGGGACCAACTCTCTGGCGATCGCCGGCGACTACATGTCGGCGGCCTCGTTCCTCGGAATCTCGGGCCTTGTCTACACCTCGGGCTTCGACGGGCTGATCTACTCGACGGGCTTCCTGGTCGGCTGGCCGATCGTGCTGTTCCTCATCGCCGAGCGCCTGCGCAACCTCGGCAAGTTCACCTTCGCCGACGTGGCGAGCTTCCGCCTCGACCAGACCGCCATCCGCATCATCTCGGCGGTGGGCACCCTCGTGGTGGTGGCCTTCTACCTGATCGCCCAGATGGTCGGCGCGGGAAAGCTGATCCAGCTCCTGTTCGGCCTGCCCTATCTCTACGCGGTGATCATCGTCGGCGTCCTGATGATCGTCTACGTGGCCTTCGGTGGCATGAAGGCGACCACCTGGGTGCAGGTGATCAAGGCCTGCCTGCTCTTGGGCGGTGCGACCTTCATGGCTGGCGCGGTGCTGTACAAGTACGGCTTCAACCCGGAAGCGCTGTTCGCCAATGCCGTGCAGGTCCATCCGAAAGGCGACGCCATCATGGCACCGGGCGGCCTCGTGTCGAACCCGGTCGAGGCGATCTCGCTGGGCGTCGGCCTGATGTTCGGTACCGCCGGCCTGCCGCACATCCTGATGCGGTTCTTCACGGTCTCGGACGCCCAGGCCGCCCGCAAGTCGGTGTTCTACGCCACGGGCCTGATCGGCTACTTCTACATCCTGACCTTCATCATCGGCTTCGGCGGCATCGCCCTACTGATGTCGGATCCGGTCTACTTCAAGCTCGGGCCGGCCGGCGCGTTCGACAAGCTGAAGGACATGATCGGCGGCACCAACATGGTGGCGGTGAACCTCGCCAACGCGGTGGGCGGCCCGTACTTCCTGGGCTTCATCTCCGCCGTGGCGTTCGCGACCATCCTGGCGGTCGTCGCCGGCCTGACGCTCGCCGGCGCCTCGGCGATCAGCCACGACCTCTACGCCCAGGTGATCGCCCGCGGGCGCACCACCGAGAAGCACGAGGTCAACCTGTCGAAGATCTCGGCCGTGGTGATCGGCATCGTGGCGATCTATCTCGGCTACGTGTTCGAGAACCAGAACGTCGCCTTCATGGTCGGACTCGCCTTCGCGGTGGCGGCGAGCTGCAACTTTCCGGTGCTGGCCATGTCGATCCTGTGGCGGGGCACCACGACCTGGGGCGCACTTACCGGCGGCCTCGTCGGTCTGCTCGCGGCGGTCATCATGGTGGTGCTGTCGAAGGCCGTCTGGGTGACGACGCTGGGTAACCCCGCCCCGCTCTTCCCCTACGATAACCCGGCCTTGTTCTCGATGCCGCTGGCCTTCGCGACGATCTGGGTCGTGTCGCTGATGGACAGGTCCCGCCGGGCCCAGCGCGAGCGGGCGGCCTTCGAGGCGCAGTACGTGCGCTCTGAGACCGGGATCGGGGCGGCCGGCGCGCACGCGCACTGA